The genomic region ATATATCCTTCAACCTCAGTAGCAATTTCGTCAAATAATTCGTGCAGTTGAAAGAAATCTGTCCCCTTCACGTTCCAGTGTGCCTGCTTCACCTGAGTTTTCAAATCGGTGGTAGCAGCCAGGGTTTGGTTAAGTAGCTCTACCACTTGCAAGCGAGTGTCGGTAGGAAGATCGATGCGAGTGGGGTATAAGCGACGTTGATGTTGTTGATAATTGGTACTCATATGCCTCTACTCAGTGGTTTACTCGATTTTCTTAGCTTAGAGCGATATTGCTCTAGGAAGGTACTTCACAATTCAATTTTTAATTTCTATTTCAGAAGCCAGAAGAATTCACAGTTAGAAATCGACTGCACTGCTCTCTGCTCCCTACTCCCTGTTCCCTTACTAAGCCATGTGCATCTTCAGAACTGCACGGGGAGCCTTGCGCACTCTGGCGAGGATTGTTTCTTTCCCCAAACGCTGACAAGCTTCATAGCGATGGCAGCCAGAGAAACCGTAGTATTGTCCTTCCACTTCCAGTACGTCAATTGGCTCTTGCTGTCCGATCTCTTGAATTGATTCCATTAGTGCTTTAACCTTCTGCGGGTCGTTCTCCCGTGGTAAAGGTCGCCGAATCTGATTCAAGGGAATCTCTTGTACTTTTGTCATATCTATCGCTTTGCATCACCTCTTTCTAAATCATACTCGTTATGACTTTACTATGCAACATATGTTTGTACTTTCTCTGCAACTCAACTAAAGAGAGATAAATTGATGGAGAAATGAGGTTAGACACATCAAAAATTGCGCTTACACATTTATATCTATGGAAAGAAATATTTTTAAGTCAAAACTCAAAACTCAAAACTCAAAAATTAGGAGTCAGGAGTCAGGAGTCAGGAGCCAGGAGCCAGGAGCCAGAAGTAATTCTTCTCCCTCAGCCTCCTCAGCTCCCCCAGCTCCTCCAACTCCCCTAGCCTCCTCAGCTCTCTTCTGCGGCGTACTGACGATCGCCTGCTGGATGGGATTGGCTAGTGCAACTTTGGCGGCACGGGGTGAAGAGACACAACTCAAAGTTGGCGTGGTGCAGCGCTTTGGGGATGAACTGACAGATGAATTGACGCTGCAAGCAATACCAGGCGATCGCCTCCAGCTCAAATTTAGCAGCCCAACTCAAACTCAAAATAAAACTCAAAATAAAACGGTGCGACCGCAGGAAACTCAGCTCAGCGCTAACAATGTCAAATTAGTAGTGCAGATGCAAACCTTAATGACACCCGTATTGCAAGAGCGGGTAGTTCTCAGCACTCATCGTAGCTTTGAGACCGCGGAAGACGCGGCAAAGCAATGGCGTGCTTTAGGGATTGAGACAGAAATTGCTCAGCCGGAACAATGGCAAGTGTGGGCAAAACGCCAAGTTTACAACACGCCGTTTTTGCGGCGAATGTTGCTCAGTAGCGTCCAACTTCAAGGGAAGAAAACTGCACATTTAGATAGC from Chroococcidiopsis sp. SAG 2025 harbors:
- a CDS encoding sulfiredoxin; this translates as MTKVQEIPLNQIRRPLPRENDPQKVKALMESIQEIGQQEPIDVLEVEGQYYGFSGCHRYEACQRLGKETILARVRKAPRAVLKMHMA